The proteins below are encoded in one region of Pseudonocardia sp. DSM 110487:
- a CDS encoding TetR/AcrR family transcriptional regulator, translating to MSRPKSRRELYSEATRAALLETATAMFAERGYARTSLDDIAVATQVTRGAVYHHFESKQAVFEAVFDTLEQDMTARVAAAAAGQSNAWDAGMAALDAFLDLCCEDRYGRLCWLEGPLALGWARWMDYEKKYAYAMIDGFLQAARAEGLLAPVPAQASSQLVFHLLGGAGRTIAEAAQADRRAVRDGCASTIRRMLNGLRA from the coding sequence ATGTCAAGGCCGAAGAGCCGGCGCGAGCTCTACTCGGAGGCCACCCGTGCCGCGCTGCTGGAGACGGCCACGGCGATGTTCGCCGAGCGCGGCTACGCACGGACCTCCCTCGACGACATCGCGGTCGCCACCCAGGTCACCCGCGGCGCGGTGTACCACCACTTCGAGAGCAAGCAGGCGGTGTTCGAGGCGGTCTTCGACACGCTCGAGCAGGACATGACGGCACGGGTCGCGGCCGCCGCCGCGGGGCAGTCGAACGCGTGGGATGCGGGCATGGCCGCGCTCGACGCGTTCCTCGACCTGTGCTGCGAGGACCGCTACGGCCGGCTGTGCTGGCTGGAGGGCCCGCTCGCACTGGGCTGGGCCCGCTGGATGGACTACGAGAAGAAGTACGCCTACGCGATGATCGACGGGTTCCTGCAGGCCGCGCGGGCAGAGGGGCTGCTCGCGCCCGTACCGGCGCAGGCGAGCAGCCAGCTGGTGTTCCACCTGCTCGGGGGTGCGGGGCGCACCATCGCCGAGGCGGCGCAGGCCGACCGCAGGGCCGTACGCGACGGGTGCGCCTCGACGATCCGCCGGATGCTCAACGGGCTGCGCGCGTAG